In one Nicotiana sylvestris chromosome 8, ASM39365v2, whole genome shotgun sequence genomic region, the following are encoded:
- the LOC104243930 gene encoding uncharacterized protein isoform X3, with protein sequence MRSIISCLKRRRLAVLSPTLRFGCSIETALCEYSSSSFPEVILTGKHDNFVGSYLSAPKYFSTGFSSVHGERPTAEYAKLRKESLESEFGHALTYKSKSLSSLYRFGPFLALYRATIISFYVLKLTIWRLFVHDIRRRAVKFRETLIRLGPFYIKLGQALSTRPDILPKVYCQELAKLQDQIPPFPTHVARRSIESQLGVGVSQVFADISKEPIAAASLGQVYKAHLHSGELVAVKVQRPHMSHLLTLDAMLFHMIGGQLKRFAKARKDLLVAVNEMVRHMFEEIDYILEAQNAERFASLYACSHKEKIVPGSAATDNVACQKNDGIKVPKIYWNFTRKEVLTMEWIDGIKLTNESRLRKANLNRRRLIDHGLYCSLRQLLEVGFFHADPHPGNLVATEDGALAYFDFGMMGDIPRHYRVGLIKVLVHFVNRDSMGLANDFLSLGFLPDGVDIQSVSDALQASFGDGTRQSQDFQIAAISQQASETEGETQESYSNPLGSFDIRAVVSATEDLLQFILSDKGSRVRVFLVRDIVKAADVFYQDEVLNDLLDEKLRARRLFGYEEHGILVRVMSGFRSLGRAVKLAPDLWSAMLIRMVVKPEFQKFAFDIGSALTSHFKCQLPVSFWMGISRLLHRVVDKNEAEVS encoded by the exons CTCTGCGCTTTGGCTGCTCAATTGAGACTGCTTTGTGCGAATACTCATCCAGTAGTTTCCCTGAGGTTATTCTAACTGGAAAGCATGACAATTTTGTGGGATCATATTTGTCAGCCCCAAAATA CTTTTCTACTGGTTTTTCCAGTGTGCATGGGGAAAGGCCAACTGCTGAGTATGCTAAGTTGAGGAAAGAATCACTAGAAAGCGAATTTGGTCATGCACTTACTTATAAGTCGAAAAGTCTTTCGTCATTATATCGTTTTGGCCCATTCTTGGCTTTGTACAGAGCAACCATTATCTCATTCTATGTGTTGAAGCTAACCATTTGGCGCTTATTTGTCCATGACATAAGAAGACGTGCTGTTAAG TTCCGTGAAACTCTTATCCGCTTGGGCCCTTTCTACATAAAG CTGGGACAAGCTTTAAGCACAAGGCCAGATATATTACCGAAAGTGTATTGTCAAGAACTTGCAAAGTTGCAG GATCAAATCCCCCCATTTCCAACTCATGTTGCAAGAAGATCTATCGAGTCCCAATTGGGTGTTGGCGTTTCACAAGTATTTGCTGACATTAGCAAGGAGCCAATTGCCGCAGCATCTCTGGGGCAAGTATATAAAG CTCATTTGCATTCTGGAGAGCTTGTGGCTGTTAAGGTCCAGAGGCCTCATATGTCACATTTACTGACGCTTGATGCTATGTTATTTCACATGATTGGTGGCCAACTAAAAAGATTTGCAAAAGCTCGTAAGGATCTCTTAGTAGCTGTCAATGAGATG GTGAGACACATGTTTGAAGAAATTGACTACATCCTGGAAGCACAAAATGCTGAAAGATTTGCATCTCTTTATGCATGCAGTC ATAAAGAGAAAATTGTCCCAGGGAGTGCAGCAACTGATAATGTCGCGTGTCAGAAAAATGATGGTATCAAGGTCCCTAAAATATATTGGAACTTTACTCGTAAGGAGGTGCTTACGATGGAATGGATAGATGGGATTAAGCTGACAAATGAAAGTCGTCTGAGGAAGGCAAATCTAAATAGGAGGAGACTTATTGACCAT GGGTTATACTGCTCATTGAGACAGTTGCTGGAGGTGGGGTTTTTCCATGCTGATCCTCATCCTGGGAACCTTGTTGCTACTGAGGACGGAGCTCTTGCCTATTTTGATTTTGGCATGATGGGAGACATTCCACGCCATTATCGTGTTGGACTTATTAAAGTG CTTGTTCATTTCGTTAATCGAGACTCTATGGGTTTAGCAAATGACTTTCTTTCACTGGGATTTCTACCTGATGGAGTAGACATTCAATCTGTTTCAGACGCTTTGCAAGCGTCCTTTGGTGATGGAACCAGACAATCCCAAGATTTCCAG ATTGCAGCAATATCTCAGCAAGCTTCTGAAACAGAAGGAGAAACTCAAGAAAGTTATTCAAATCCATTGGGATCATTTGATATAAGGGCCGTAGTCTCTGCTACAGAAGATCTTCTCCAATTTATTTTATCAGACAAGGGTTCAAGGGTCCGTGTATTCCTTGTCAGGGACATAGTTAAAGCAGCTGATGTTTTCTATCAAGATGAAGTTCTAAATGATCTTCTTGATGAGAAGCTTCGTGCGAGACGTTTATTTGGATATGAG GAGCATGGTATTCTAGTTCGTGTGATGAGTGGGTTTCGTTCTCTAGGACGTGCAGTGAAATTGGCTCCGGATTTGTGGTCAGCAATGCTGATTCGCATGGTGGTGAAACCAGAGTTCCAGAAATTTGCTTTTGACATTGGTTCAGCGTTAACCAGTCATTTCAAGTGTCAACTTCCGGTCAGCTTTTGGATGGGTATTTCCAGGCTACTGCATAGGGTGGTTGATAAAAACGAAGCTGAAGTATCATGA
- the LOC104243930 gene encoding uncharacterized protein isoform X2, with amino-acid sequence MRSIISCLKRRRLAVLSPTLRFGCSIETALCEYSSSSFPEVILTGKHDNFVGSYLSAPKYFSTGFSSVHGERPTAEYAKLRKESLESEFGHALTYKSKSLSSLYRFGPFLALYRATIISFYVLKLTIWRLFVHDIRRRAVKFRETLIRLGPFYIKLGQALSTRPDILPKVYCQELAKLQDQIPPFPTHVARRSIESQLGVGVSQVFADISKEPIAAASLGQVYKAHLHSGELVAVKVQRPHMSHLLTLDAMLFHMIGGQLKRFAKARKDLLVAVNEMVRHMFEEIDYILEAQNAERFASLYACSHKEKIVPGSAATDNVACQKNDGIKVPKIYWNFTRKEVLTMEWIDGIKLTNESRLRKANLNRRRLIDHGLYCSLRQLLEVGFFHADPHPGNLVATEDGALAYFDFGMMGDIPRHYRVGLIKVGIMNQLYDVMYEFNFSLPPDYALVIRALGSLEGTAKALDPDFKVVESAYPFVIGRLLVDPTPDMRRILRELLIRNDGTIRWNRLERLIAAISQQASETEGETQESYSNPLGSFDIRAVVSATEDLLQFILSDKGSRVRVFLVRDIVKAADVFYQDEVLNDLLDEKLRARRLFGYEEHGILVRVMSGFRSLGRAVKLAPDLWSAMLIRMVVKPEFQKFAFDIGSALTSHFKCQLPVSFWMGISRLLHRVVDKNEAEVS; translated from the exons CTCTGCGCTTTGGCTGCTCAATTGAGACTGCTTTGTGCGAATACTCATCCAGTAGTTTCCCTGAGGTTATTCTAACTGGAAAGCATGACAATTTTGTGGGATCATATTTGTCAGCCCCAAAATA CTTTTCTACTGGTTTTTCCAGTGTGCATGGGGAAAGGCCAACTGCTGAGTATGCTAAGTTGAGGAAAGAATCACTAGAAAGCGAATTTGGTCATGCACTTACTTATAAGTCGAAAAGTCTTTCGTCATTATATCGTTTTGGCCCATTCTTGGCTTTGTACAGAGCAACCATTATCTCATTCTATGTGTTGAAGCTAACCATTTGGCGCTTATTTGTCCATGACATAAGAAGACGTGCTGTTAAG TTCCGTGAAACTCTTATCCGCTTGGGCCCTTTCTACATAAAG CTGGGACAAGCTTTAAGCACAAGGCCAGATATATTACCGAAAGTGTATTGTCAAGAACTTGCAAAGTTGCAG GATCAAATCCCCCCATTTCCAACTCATGTTGCAAGAAGATCTATCGAGTCCCAATTGGGTGTTGGCGTTTCACAAGTATTTGCTGACATTAGCAAGGAGCCAATTGCCGCAGCATCTCTGGGGCAAGTATATAAAG CTCATTTGCATTCTGGAGAGCTTGTGGCTGTTAAGGTCCAGAGGCCTCATATGTCACATTTACTGACGCTTGATGCTATGTTATTTCACATGATTGGTGGCCAACTAAAAAGATTTGCAAAAGCTCGTAAGGATCTCTTAGTAGCTGTCAATGAGATG GTGAGACACATGTTTGAAGAAATTGACTACATCCTGGAAGCACAAAATGCTGAAAGATTTGCATCTCTTTATGCATGCAGTC ATAAAGAGAAAATTGTCCCAGGGAGTGCAGCAACTGATAATGTCGCGTGTCAGAAAAATGATGGTATCAAGGTCCCTAAAATATATTGGAACTTTACTCGTAAGGAGGTGCTTACGATGGAATGGATAGATGGGATTAAGCTGACAAATGAAAGTCGTCTGAGGAAGGCAAATCTAAATAGGAGGAGACTTATTGACCAT GGGTTATACTGCTCATTGAGACAGTTGCTGGAGGTGGGGTTTTTCCATGCTGATCCTCATCCTGGGAACCTTGTTGCTACTGAGGACGGAGCTCTTGCCTATTTTGATTTTGGCATGATGGGAGACATTCCACGCCATTATCGTGTTGGACTTATTAAAGTG GGCATAATGAATCAATTGTATGATGTGATGTATGAGTTCAACTTTTCTCTTCCTCCTGACTATGCTTTGGTGATACGAGCACTTGGATCTCTTGAAGGAACAGCAAAAGCATTGGATCCAGATTTCAAAGTAGTTGAAAGTGCATATCCTTTTGTTATCGGAAGACTCTTGGTAGATCCAACTCCTGATATGAGGAGAATATTGAGAGAGCTTCTCATCCGCAATGATGGTACTATAAGGTGGAATCGGCTAGAGAGACTG ATTGCAGCAATATCTCAGCAAGCTTCTGAAACAGAAGGAGAAACTCAAGAAAGTTATTCAAATCCATTGGGATCATTTGATATAAGGGCCGTAGTCTCTGCTACAGAAGATCTTCTCCAATTTATTTTATCAGACAAGGGTTCAAGGGTCCGTGTATTCCTTGTCAGGGACATAGTTAAAGCAGCTGATGTTTTCTATCAAGATGAAGTTCTAAATGATCTTCTTGATGAGAAGCTTCGTGCGAGACGTTTATTTGGATATGAG GAGCATGGTATTCTAGTTCGTGTGATGAGTGGGTTTCGTTCTCTAGGACGTGCAGTGAAATTGGCTCCGGATTTGTGGTCAGCAATGCTGATTCGCATGGTGGTGAAACCAGAGTTCCAGAAATTTGCTTTTGACATTGGTTCAGCGTTAACCAGTCATTTCAAGTGTCAACTTCCGGTCAGCTTTTGGATGGGTATTTCCAGGCTACTGCATAGGGTGGTTGATAAAAACGAAGCTGAAGTATCATGA
- the LOC104243930 gene encoding uncharacterized protein isoform X1 — protein sequence MRSIISCLKRRRLAVLSPTLRFGCSIETALCEYSSSSFPEVILTGKHDNFVGSYLSAPKYFSTGFSSVHGERPTAEYAKLRKESLESEFGHALTYKSKSLSSLYRFGPFLALYRATIISFYVLKLTIWRLFVHDIRRRAVKFRETLIRLGPFYIKLGQALSTRPDILPKVYCQELAKLQDQIPPFPTHVARRSIESQLGVGVSQVFADISKEPIAAASLGQVYKAHLHSGELVAVKVQRPHMSHLLTLDAMLFHMIGGQLKRFAKARKDLLVAVNEMVRHMFEEIDYILEAQNAERFASLYACSHKEKIVPGSAATDNVACQKNDGIKVPKIYWNFTRKEVLTMEWIDGIKLTNESRLRKANLNRRRLIDHGLYCSLRQLLEVGFFHADPHPGNLVATEDGALAYFDFGMMGDIPRHYRVGLIKVLVHFVNRDSMGLANDFLSLGFLPDGVDIQSVSDALQASFGDGTRQSQDFQGIMNQLYDVMYEFNFSLPPDYALVIRALGSLEGTAKALDPDFKVVESAYPFVIGRLLVDPTPDMRRILRELLIRNDGTIRWNRLERLIAAISQQASETEGETQESYSNPLGSFDIRAVVSATEDLLQFILSDKGSRVRVFLVRDIVKAADVFYQDEVLNDLLDEKLRARRLFGYEEHGILVRVMSGFRSLGRAVKLAPDLWSAMLIRMVVKPEFQKFAFDIGSALTSHFKCQLPVSFWMGISRLLHRVVDKNEAEVS from the exons CTCTGCGCTTTGGCTGCTCAATTGAGACTGCTTTGTGCGAATACTCATCCAGTAGTTTCCCTGAGGTTATTCTAACTGGAAAGCATGACAATTTTGTGGGATCATATTTGTCAGCCCCAAAATA CTTTTCTACTGGTTTTTCCAGTGTGCATGGGGAAAGGCCAACTGCTGAGTATGCTAAGTTGAGGAAAGAATCACTAGAAAGCGAATTTGGTCATGCACTTACTTATAAGTCGAAAAGTCTTTCGTCATTATATCGTTTTGGCCCATTCTTGGCTTTGTACAGAGCAACCATTATCTCATTCTATGTGTTGAAGCTAACCATTTGGCGCTTATTTGTCCATGACATAAGAAGACGTGCTGTTAAG TTCCGTGAAACTCTTATCCGCTTGGGCCCTTTCTACATAAAG CTGGGACAAGCTTTAAGCACAAGGCCAGATATATTACCGAAAGTGTATTGTCAAGAACTTGCAAAGTTGCAG GATCAAATCCCCCCATTTCCAACTCATGTTGCAAGAAGATCTATCGAGTCCCAATTGGGTGTTGGCGTTTCACAAGTATTTGCTGACATTAGCAAGGAGCCAATTGCCGCAGCATCTCTGGGGCAAGTATATAAAG CTCATTTGCATTCTGGAGAGCTTGTGGCTGTTAAGGTCCAGAGGCCTCATATGTCACATTTACTGACGCTTGATGCTATGTTATTTCACATGATTGGTGGCCAACTAAAAAGATTTGCAAAAGCTCGTAAGGATCTCTTAGTAGCTGTCAATGAGATG GTGAGACACATGTTTGAAGAAATTGACTACATCCTGGAAGCACAAAATGCTGAAAGATTTGCATCTCTTTATGCATGCAGTC ATAAAGAGAAAATTGTCCCAGGGAGTGCAGCAACTGATAATGTCGCGTGTCAGAAAAATGATGGTATCAAGGTCCCTAAAATATATTGGAACTTTACTCGTAAGGAGGTGCTTACGATGGAATGGATAGATGGGATTAAGCTGACAAATGAAAGTCGTCTGAGGAAGGCAAATCTAAATAGGAGGAGACTTATTGACCAT GGGTTATACTGCTCATTGAGACAGTTGCTGGAGGTGGGGTTTTTCCATGCTGATCCTCATCCTGGGAACCTTGTTGCTACTGAGGACGGAGCTCTTGCCTATTTTGATTTTGGCATGATGGGAGACATTCCACGCCATTATCGTGTTGGACTTATTAAAGTG CTTGTTCATTTCGTTAATCGAGACTCTATGGGTTTAGCAAATGACTTTCTTTCACTGGGATTTCTACCTGATGGAGTAGACATTCAATCTGTTTCAGACGCTTTGCAAGCGTCCTTTGGTGATGGAACCAGACAATCCCAAGATTTCCAG GGCATAATGAATCAATTGTATGATGTGATGTATGAGTTCAACTTTTCTCTTCCTCCTGACTATGCTTTGGTGATACGAGCACTTGGATCTCTTGAAGGAACAGCAAAAGCATTGGATCCAGATTTCAAAGTAGTTGAAAGTGCATATCCTTTTGTTATCGGAAGACTCTTGGTAGATCCAACTCCTGATATGAGGAGAATATTGAGAGAGCTTCTCATCCGCAATGATGGTACTATAAGGTGGAATCGGCTAGAGAGACTG ATTGCAGCAATATCTCAGCAAGCTTCTGAAACAGAAGGAGAAACTCAAGAAAGTTATTCAAATCCATTGGGATCATTTGATATAAGGGCCGTAGTCTCTGCTACAGAAGATCTTCTCCAATTTATTTTATCAGACAAGGGTTCAAGGGTCCGTGTATTCCTTGTCAGGGACATAGTTAAAGCAGCTGATGTTTTCTATCAAGATGAAGTTCTAAATGATCTTCTTGATGAGAAGCTTCGTGCGAGACGTTTATTTGGATATGAG GAGCATGGTATTCTAGTTCGTGTGATGAGTGGGTTTCGTTCTCTAGGACGTGCAGTGAAATTGGCTCCGGATTTGTGGTCAGCAATGCTGATTCGCATGGTGGTGAAACCAGAGTTCCAGAAATTTGCTTTTGACATTGGTTCAGCGTTAACCAGTCATTTCAAGTGTCAACTTCCGGTCAGCTTTTGGATGGGTATTTCCAGGCTACTGCATAGGGTGGTTGATAAAAACGAAGCTGAAGTATCATGA